In Streptomyces violaceusniger Tu 4113, one DNA window encodes the following:
- the tgmA gene encoding putative ATP-grasp-modified RiPP has product MTTALDRDAFPLTPPGGRTPYSTEAPSCPLTRPWALRFARVPDSTQAARVPAHVYDHDRQVNVSDDGGLLTCMANTHMPTVPDGSTTNPPPLDEGPKD; this is encoded by the coding sequence GTGACAACAGCTCTGGACCGCGATGCGTTCCCCCTCACCCCGCCCGGAGGCCGTACCCCCTACAGCACGGAGGCGCCGTCGTGTCCGCTGACCCGGCCGTGGGCGCTGCGGTTCGCCCGCGTCCCCGACTCGACCCAGGCCGCCCGCGTACCGGCGCACGTCTACGACCACGACCGCCAGGTCAATGTGTCCGACGACGGCGGCCTGCTGACGTGTATGGCGAACACCCACATGCCGACCGTGCCGGACGGCTCGACAACGAACCCCCCGCCGCTGGACGAGGGGCCGAAGGACTGA
- the tgmB gene encoding ATP-grasp ribosomal peptide maturase encodes MPGPVLIVAASDDWPTDRVVVALEGRGIEVFRMDTADFPQRVVLAGRIDQASEWTGELATEQRTVDLSRVGAVYYRAPGAFRLPEGMSGPEERFAAAQARAGLGGVLSALECRWVNHPTAMARAEYKPVQLAAARACGLIIPPTLITNRPEDVLVFATEVGGQIVCKPVASPVLIEDGQLKSVYTRRLRPEDLADLRGIDTTAHLFQNWVSKEHEVRLTVVGERMFAVAIHAGSEAAHEDWRSDYRSLTYTRTSVPEPVAAGMRRLMQRLELRYGAADFIVGPDGRWTFLEVNPCGQWDWIQGATGLPIAEAIADDLQGVT; translated from the coding sequence ATGCCAGGGCCCGTCCTGATCGTCGCTGCGTCCGACGACTGGCCCACAGACCGGGTCGTCGTCGCATTGGAGGGCCGCGGTATCGAGGTGTTCCGTATGGACACCGCCGACTTCCCGCAGCGGGTCGTCCTGGCCGGACGGATCGACCAGGCATCTGAGTGGACGGGCGAACTCGCCACCGAGCAGCGGACGGTGGACCTGTCCCGGGTAGGCGCGGTGTACTACCGCGCCCCCGGGGCGTTCCGTCTCCCGGAAGGCATGTCCGGCCCGGAGGAGAGATTCGCCGCCGCTCAGGCCCGCGCCGGCCTCGGCGGTGTGCTGTCCGCGCTGGAGTGCCGGTGGGTGAACCACCCGACCGCCATGGCGCGCGCCGAGTACAAGCCCGTGCAACTCGCCGCCGCCCGCGCGTGCGGGCTGATCATCCCGCCCACCCTCATCACCAATCGTCCCGAGGACGTGCTGGTCTTCGCCACCGAGGTCGGCGGGCAGATCGTGTGCAAGCCGGTCGCCTCCCCTGTGCTCATCGAGGACGGTCAGCTCAAGTCCGTGTATACGCGGCGCCTGCGCCCGGAAGATCTCGCCGACCTTCGGGGGATCGACACCACCGCGCACCTTTTCCAGAACTGGGTCAGCAAGGAACACGAGGTGCGTCTCACGGTGGTCGGCGAGCGGATGTTCGCCGTCGCGATCCATGCCGGTAGCGAGGCCGCGCATGAGGACTGGCGCAGCGATTACCGGTCCCTGACCTATACCAGGACCTCGGTGCCCGAGCCCGTCGCCGCCGGAATGCGGCGCCTGATGCAGCGGCTGGAACTGCGCTACGGCGCGGCAGACTTCATCGTGGGCCCCGATGGGCGGTGGACGTTCCTCGAGGTCAACCCGTGTGGCCAATGGGACTGGATCCAAGGCGCGACCGGCCTGCCGATCGCCGAAGCGATTGCCGACGACCTTCAAGGAGTCACCTGA
- a CDS encoding protein-L-isoaspartate O-methyltransferase yields the protein MDWKPHAAALAAKAAHPGSDWWAPIRETPRHLLVERWFTPGPCGWTAVDGPSQEEVWATAAYSDTTLVTRIGPVHADHAAPGRTVTGLPTSSSTLPGLVVTMLRHGRLTPGVRLLDLATGSGYSAALACHRLGDGLVTTLDIDPYLTQAAAERLARIGRHPKAVTADADRELPGVYDRIVSMVSVPRIPTPWLTALAPGGRLVTTITGTGLIITADKTDDGGATGRVEWDRASFMATRAGEDYPPALNDVFATARTDEGTVTLSPFPVLDVMQAWEVWSMLSLAAPGIEHRTGTGDDGSRMTWMLHADGSWARAHMGAGERTATVHQGGPRRLYDLLEQIRWRWLDHGELPVYGAKVTITPDGGTTLSRGGWATTL from the coding sequence ATGGACTGGAAACCCCACGCCGCCGCGCTCGCGGCCAAGGCCGCGCACCCGGGATCGGACTGGTGGGCCCCGATCAGGGAGACACCCCGGCACCTGCTGGTCGAGCGCTGGTTCACTCCCGGCCCGTGCGGATGGACCGCCGTCGACGGCCCGTCCCAAGAGGAGGTGTGGGCGACGGCCGCCTACTCGGACACCACACTGGTCACGCGCATCGGCCCCGTGCACGCCGACCATGCTGCGCCCGGCCGGACCGTCACCGGGCTTCCCACCTCATCCTCCACGCTTCCGGGCCTGGTCGTCACGATGCTGCGGCACGGCCGTCTCACCCCCGGTGTGCGGCTGCTGGATCTGGCCACCGGGTCCGGCTACAGCGCAGCGCTGGCCTGCCACCGGCTCGGCGACGGCCTCGTGACGACGCTGGACATCGACCCGTACCTGACGCAGGCCGCCGCCGAACGACTCGCACGGATCGGCCGGCACCCCAAAGCCGTCACCGCCGACGCCGACCGTGAACTGCCCGGCGTCTACGACCGGATCGTGTCCATGGTGTCCGTGCCCCGCATCCCCACCCCGTGGCTGACCGCCCTCGCACCCGGCGGGCGCCTCGTCACCACCATCACGGGCACCGGCCTGATCATCACCGCCGACAAGACCGACGACGGCGGCGCGACCGGACGCGTCGAGTGGGACAGGGCGTCGTTCATGGCCACCCGCGCCGGGGAGGACTACCCGCCCGCGCTGAACGACGTGTTCGCCACGGCCCGCACAGACGAAGGGACGGTCACCTTGTCGCCGTTCCCCGTCCTCGACGTCATGCAGGCATGGGAAGTCTGGTCGATGCTCTCGCTGGCCGCGCCCGGTATCGAGCACCGCACGGGCACCGGGGATGACGGCAGCCGCATGACGTGGATGCTGCACGCTGACGGCTCCTGGGCCCGCGCCCACATGGGGGCGGGCGAGCGCACCGCGACTGTCCACCAGGGCGGCCCGCGCCGCCTGTACGACCTGCTCGAGCAGATCCGCTGGCGATGGCTGGACCACGGCGAACTCCCGGTGTACGGAGCCAAGGTCACCATCACGCCCGACGGCGGGACCACCCTGTCGCGCGGAGGCTGGGCGACAACGCTGTAA
- a CDS encoding DUF6087 family protein translates to MDDESLEEWAARRDRRRPTRGERRITPLGDQPEQGSHVNPDAPRGIQEWDGHQWVPAGVADDLTAAVDEISDDATSRAERVPLPSFNKLPPLPEPWWPTEQFHRP, encoded by the coding sequence ATGGACGACGAGTCCCTTGAGGAGTGGGCGGCACGCCGTGACCGACGTCGCCCCACGCGCGGGGAGCGGCGGATCACCCCGCTCGGCGACCAGCCGGAGCAGGGTTCCCACGTCAACCCTGACGCTCCTCGCGGCATCCAGGAGTGGGACGGGCACCAGTGGGTCCCGGCCGGGGTCGCCGATGACCTCACGGCTGCCGTCGACGAGATCAGCGATGACGCGACGTCCCGGGCCGAGCGGGTCCCCCTCCCGTCATTCAACAAGCTGCCCCCACTGCCCGAACCATGGTGGCCGACCGAACAGTTCCACCGGCCCTGA
- a CDS encoding helix-turn-helix domain-containing protein, with translation MPQSIEEHTGARIARTRRERDLTQQGLAMRANVSKSLLSKVECGQRPASPSLIAACARALSVTTSDLLGQPYTQELRRERLDEVIQPIRVSMENWDIPLDWQVPARPVTLIRADMEKVLVQRRQAEYLPMAVDLPALIDECVQAIHTTSGEERRQAHECLAWAFRCVFTLAWSFGYVDLATVALQRLDWAAPRADEPGLAAMYGYLRAQTTLSSSRYDLGMRIVDSTLRDLEGQASRSAEGLAAMAGVLQLRAAVIAGRMKDPDQVEARVTEARELAQRTGETSAYGVGWGPTNVGVHAIAIACDLEEYDQAVQLADDVRFPKRWDRSRAGHHWLDLSRANVWTGDSAQALDCLQKARRTAPQQTRYHPTTREAVIALRSRERSRSSELAEFAAWIGP, from the coding sequence ATGCCGCAGAGCATCGAGGAACACACCGGCGCACGCATCGCTCGCACCCGCCGCGAACGCGACCTGACCCAGCAAGGTCTGGCCATGCGCGCCAACGTCTCGAAGTCCCTGCTGTCGAAGGTCGAATGCGGCCAGCGGCCCGCCTCGCCCTCACTCATCGCGGCCTGCGCCCGCGCGCTCAGCGTGACCACCTCGGACCTCCTCGGCCAGCCGTACACCCAGGAGCTTCGGCGCGAGCGGCTGGACGAGGTCATACAGCCCATCCGGGTCAGCATGGAGAACTGGGACATCCCCCTCGACTGGCAGGTGCCGGCCCGCCCGGTCACGCTTATCCGTGCCGACATGGAGAAAGTCCTGGTGCAGCGGCGGCAGGCCGAGTACCTGCCCATGGCTGTCGACCTCCCAGCGCTCATCGACGAATGCGTGCAGGCCATACACACCACCAGCGGCGAGGAGCGCCGCCAGGCCCATGAATGCCTGGCCTGGGCGTTCCGATGCGTCTTCACGCTGGCCTGGTCCTTCGGATACGTGGACCTGGCCACCGTTGCCCTGCAACGGCTGGACTGGGCGGCGCCACGCGCCGACGAACCGGGCCTTGCCGCCATGTACGGCTATCTGCGCGCCCAGACCACCCTCTCCTCCAGCCGGTACGACCTGGGCATGCGCATCGTGGACAGCACCCTCCGGGACCTGGAAGGTCAAGCTTCACGGAGTGCGGAGGGTCTCGCCGCGATGGCTGGCGTCCTTCAGCTCCGGGCGGCTGTGATCGCTGGCCGCATGAAGGACCCCGATCAGGTCGAGGCCCGCGTAACTGAGGCCCGCGAACTGGCCCAACGAACCGGCGAGACCTCGGCCTACGGCGTGGGCTGGGGTCCGACGAACGTCGGCGTCCACGCCATCGCGATCGCCTGCGACCTGGAGGAGTACGACCAGGCGGTCCAACTGGCGGACGACGTACGGTTCCCCAAGCGCTGGGACCGGTCCCGGGCAGGGCATCACTGGCTGGACCTGAGCAGGGCCAACGTATGGACCGGGGATTCGGCGCAGGCACTCGACTGCCTGCAGAAGGCGCGCCGGACGGCACCGCAGCAGACGCGGTACCACCCCACGACCCGCGAGGCGGTCATCGCCCTGCGGTCACGTGAGCGGTCGCGCAGCAGCGAACTTGCCGAGTTCGCCGCCTGGATCGGCCCGTAG
- a CDS encoding methyltransferase domain-containing protein translates to MHEDWRPRHTALLEALAASGELPHAWHSAFDAVPRHHFIPGDIWEQRGTCVPVTTDAAWWDLVHRDVPIVTQVDDGQSDGPGIATSSNSMPTMVARMLTALEVADGQRVLEIGTGSGWNAALLAARLGSGNVTTVEVDPVLAEKAAKAIKEAGYSPDVVWGDGAQGWESGAPYDRIIATCSVRRIPHAWVRQTTPGGLILAPLAGDFWSGTLVRLDVGGDGLATGRFVGGARFMPMRSERPGPDLPVDSGTGRRGSTGPLPADTMTGLGFALYAGAKLPGVVMADGAPESRYRIWLHDRNGSAATVTDEEVWQYGPRQLWEEATAVHTAYVNDGSPDSGEFGLTVSPGGQRLWLRSPDAPVG, encoded by the coding sequence ATGCACGAGGACTGGCGACCACGTCACACGGCACTGCTGGAAGCCCTCGCCGCGTCCGGTGAACTGCCGCACGCATGGCACTCGGCCTTTGACGCTGTCCCGCGCCACCACTTCATCCCCGGCGACATCTGGGAACAGCGGGGCACCTGCGTCCCCGTCACCACGGACGCGGCCTGGTGGGACCTCGTCCACCGGGATGTGCCGATCGTGACGCAGGTGGACGACGGGCAGAGCGACGGCCCGGGAATCGCGACCTCGTCCAACTCCATGCCCACGATGGTGGCGCGCATGCTCACCGCGCTCGAGGTCGCGGACGGGCAGCGGGTGTTGGAGATCGGCACCGGCAGCGGCTGGAACGCCGCACTCCTCGCCGCGCGTCTGGGGAGCGGGAACGTCACCACCGTCGAAGTCGATCCGGTGCTGGCGGAGAAGGCCGCGAAGGCCATCAAGGAGGCGGGATACAGCCCTGACGTCGTGTGGGGCGACGGCGCACAGGGGTGGGAATCCGGGGCGCCGTACGACCGGATCATCGCGACCTGTTCGGTGCGCCGCATCCCCCACGCATGGGTGCGGCAGACCACGCCGGGCGGGCTCATCCTCGCCCCGCTGGCGGGGGACTTCTGGTCCGGGACGTTGGTACGGCTCGACGTCGGGGGCGACGGGTTGGCCACCGGCCGGTTCGTCGGCGGCGCCCGGTTCATGCCGATGCGCTCGGAGCGCCCCGGCCCGGACCTCCCGGTGGACAGTGGAACCGGGCGGCGCGGCAGCACCGGCCCGCTTCCCGCCGACACCATGACCGGCCTCGGCTTCGCGCTCTACGCAGGCGCGAAACTGCCGGGCGTGGTCATGGCCGACGGAGCACCGGAGAGCAGGTATCGGATCTGGCTGCACGATCGAAACGGGTCGGCGGCCACGGTCACCGACGAGGAGGTGTGGCAGTACGGCCCACGCCAGTTGTGGGAGGAGGCCACCGCCGTGCACACGGCATACGTGAACGACGGCAGCCCGGACTCCGGCGAGTTCGGGCTGACCGTGTCCCCCGGCGGACAGCGGCTCTGGCTCCGCTCACCTGACGCACCCGTCGGCTGA
- a CDS encoding tyrosine-type recombinase/integrase: MAKVVDRWHLARPPAGAEPCGEHQAAGQLLVPSAEHGMGKRWQVRYRTPTGKQEKENFEKQANAKKRANQVAHALDTGTFVERATQREDFRSVAERWRESSIHRERTDSNVERALRLHVYPILGKMPIGSIKRSDIRAWVKNRSQVLEPISLRTPYNALAGIMADAAIDGIITANPCRGIDLPEIRHDEIVPLEPLVVQALIEAAGGCYRAPIHLDASTGLRGGEVFGLEDHHVNLDTMTVTIDQQLVGPDKGVPYLGLPKTDKSYRTQPLPPSTVAAIKVHRELRPPREVWIEDRTDPRKPVWRYAKLLFLSEAGAPVRRGSWAKLWARIVKRADRLLEEWGSPLRVPPGTTLHDLRHFYASVLIRNGATVKKVQRLLGHAKPSITLDYYVHLWEDDEDNTADLMEGILAPVPSKCPIGP, encoded by the coding sequence GTGGCGAAGGTAGTCGATCGGTGGCATCTGGCTCGGCCGCCAGCTGGTGCCGAGCCGTGCGGCGAGCATCAGGCCGCCGGGCAACTGCTGGTGCCGAGCGCCGAGCACGGTATGGGGAAGCGCTGGCAGGTGCGCTATCGGACGCCGACTGGCAAGCAGGAGAAAGAGAACTTCGAGAAGCAGGCGAACGCGAAGAAGCGCGCGAACCAGGTAGCGCACGCCCTGGACACCGGCACGTTCGTCGAGCGGGCGACACAGCGCGAGGACTTCCGGTCGGTTGCCGAGCGGTGGCGAGAGTCGTCGATCCATCGGGAGCGCACCGACTCGAACGTCGAGCGGGCGCTGCGGCTGCACGTCTATCCGATCCTGGGGAAGATGCCGATCGGGAGCATCAAGCGGTCGGACATCCGGGCCTGGGTGAAGAACCGCTCACAGGTGCTGGAGCCGATCAGTCTGCGGACTCCGTACAACGCGCTCGCGGGCATCATGGCGGACGCGGCGATCGACGGAATCATCACGGCCAATCCGTGCCGCGGCATCGATCTGCCGGAGATTCGGCACGACGAGATCGTGCCCCTTGAACCGTTGGTGGTGCAGGCGCTCATTGAGGCGGCGGGCGGATGCTACCGGGCACCGATCCACCTGGACGCCTCGACGGGGCTGCGCGGCGGTGAGGTGTTCGGACTGGAGGACCATCACGTCAACCTGGACACCATGACGGTGACGATCGACCAGCAGTTGGTGGGCCCGGACAAGGGTGTGCCGTACCTCGGCCTCCCGAAGACTGACAAGAGCTACCGCACCCAGCCGCTGCCGCCGTCGACCGTCGCCGCCATCAAGGTGCACCGGGAGCTGCGCCCGCCCCGCGAGGTGTGGATCGAGGACCGCACGGATCCGCGTAAGCCTGTGTGGCGTTACGCCAAGCTGCTGTTCCTGAGCGAGGCCGGCGCTCCGGTCCGCCGGGGATCCTGGGCGAAGCTATGGGCCCGCATCGTGAAGCGCGCGGACCGGCTGCTGGAGGAGTGGGGGTCGCCGCTGCGTGTCCCTCCGGGTACGACACTGCACGACCTTCGCCACTTCTATGCTTCCGTCCTCATCCGGAACGGGGCCACGGTGAAGAAGGTGCAGCGGCTCCTCGGTCACGCTAAGCCATCGATCACGTTGGACTACTACGTCCATCTGTGGGAGGACGACGAGGACAACACGGCCGACCTGATGGAGGGAATCCTGGCGCCTGTGCCCTCAAAGTGCCCTATCGGTCCGTAG
- a CDS encoding excisionase family DNA-binding protein, whose product MGSTQAAQNSRRPLATPDELAVYLGVSKATIYQWSSRGGGVPLIRVGRHLRARWTDVDAWLQQQVEQKTRA is encoded by the coding sequence ATGGGGTCTACCCAAGCTGCCCAGAACAGCAGGCGCCCCCTCGCCACACCGGACGAACTGGCCGTCTACCTGGGCGTTTCGAAAGCGACCATCTACCAGTGGTCCTCGCGAGGCGGCGGAGTGCCGCTGATCCGCGTCGGCCGCCACCTCCGCGCCCGCTGGACCGACGTCGACGCCTGGCTGCAGCAGCAGGTGGAGCAGAAGACCCGAGCCTGA
- a CDS encoding DUF3987 domain-containing protein, translated as MRNAYLRVASALEEHGSKGRGTSWQCIAHEDRSPSLSLREGEKGVALKCHAGCATEDVVSALGLTMADLFDEPLENRQRPQVVAEYPYTDEQGEVLFVVRRLEPGYDGDRKTFRQFRPDGTPGTKGIRRVLYRLPQVLAEAAAGGTVLVVEGEKDVDTLAHLHVVATCNVGGAGKWSDNYTASLRGASNVIVIADRDEPGRKHAETVYRSVMAAGIPVQILEAAKGKDVSDHLAAGLDYDALRTPEWHPTNPGTQSASQDADSEDGSGSSGTHSGTPAWEEPVSLDRRALPPFPLDALGPLAPFVNATAESLQVPPDMVAFACLATISTATGGRRKIQVKHGWSESTALYLTALADSSEKKTPALNAACDPLRDIETELIEAARPEVEETRQEIRITERAMEAAEKIAGGGGGKSADREEAKADAEAAREKLLELGENPALPLILVRDITLEALALRMAEQGGRLGSLASEGGLFKIAAGLYGNNGKANTDLLLEAYTGGPYSIERIGRPDRRMPSTFLSLGMIIQPGMVAGLEKKNPEFRQSGFLGRFLYAKPAPTEYDTFDTPEVPFAVADEYAQRIRALVGKVWNTKDVVMMRLSPEARAEFGRFYDAFAQRRKPGGDLHDIADWAGKLRGQLIRIAACITLFEDPQAQEISLDRVQAAISMAPYFISHARAVFDLMGKDREGALRPLRDLLSWLRSRPDPGADFSARDAWQALKGREWAEDMDTMNGVLKDMEQHGWIAYRPMPDSGKPGRKPSSRFDVHPWVASPPVHPTNPTTHP; from the coding sequence ATGAGAAATGCCTACCTGCGCGTTGCTTCGGCGCTGGAGGAACACGGCAGCAAGGGACGCGGTACCTCCTGGCAATGCATCGCCCACGAAGACCGGAGCCCCTCACTGTCCCTGCGTGAGGGCGAGAAGGGTGTGGCGCTCAAGTGCCATGCAGGATGCGCCACCGAAGACGTGGTCAGCGCACTGGGTCTCACCATGGCGGACCTCTTCGATGAGCCCCTGGAGAATCGCCAGCGCCCGCAGGTCGTGGCCGAGTATCCGTACACCGACGAGCAGGGCGAAGTCCTCTTCGTCGTGCGACGGCTGGAGCCCGGATACGACGGCGACCGGAAGACGTTCCGGCAGTTCCGGCCGGACGGGACCCCGGGCACCAAGGGCATCCGGCGCGTCCTCTACCGGCTCCCCCAAGTCCTCGCCGAAGCGGCGGCTGGCGGAACCGTCCTCGTCGTGGAAGGCGAGAAGGATGTCGACACCCTTGCCCATCTCCACGTGGTCGCCACCTGCAATGTGGGCGGCGCGGGGAAGTGGAGCGACAACTACACGGCGAGCCTCCGCGGCGCGTCCAACGTCATCGTCATCGCCGACCGCGACGAGCCCGGCCGCAAGCACGCCGAGACCGTCTACCGGTCCGTCATGGCAGCAGGCATCCCGGTGCAGATCCTCGAGGCCGCCAAGGGCAAGGACGTGTCCGACCACCTCGCCGCAGGGCTGGACTATGACGCACTGCGCACCCCCGAATGGCATCCCACAAATCCCGGAACTCAGAGCGCGTCCCAAGATGCGGACTCGGAGGATGGTTCTGGGAGTTCTGGGACGCATTCCGGGACGCCCGCTTGGGAGGAACCCGTCTCCCTCGACAGGCGGGCCCTGCCGCCGTTCCCCCTGGACGCCCTCGGCCCGCTCGCCCCGTTCGTCAACGCGACCGCCGAGAGCCTCCAGGTCCCTCCCGACATGGTGGCGTTCGCCTGCCTGGCGACGATCTCCACCGCGACGGGCGGGCGCCGCAAAATCCAGGTGAAGCACGGATGGAGCGAGTCGACCGCCCTCTACCTCACCGCGCTCGCCGACTCGTCCGAGAAGAAGACGCCCGCGCTCAACGCCGCATGCGATCCGCTGCGCGACATTGAGACCGAGCTGATCGAGGCCGCTCGGCCAGAGGTGGAGGAGACGCGGCAGGAGATCCGCATCACCGAGCGGGCGATGGAGGCCGCCGAGAAGATCGCGGGTGGTGGTGGCGGCAAGTCGGCCGATCGCGAGGAGGCCAAGGCCGACGCCGAGGCGGCCCGGGAGAAGCTGCTGGAGCTGGGCGAGAACCCGGCTCTTCCCCTGATCCTGGTCCGGGACATCACGCTTGAGGCCCTCGCGCTGCGTATGGCGGAGCAAGGCGGGCGCCTCGGTTCCCTCGCTTCCGAGGGGGGACTGTTCAAGATCGCGGCCGGTCTGTACGGCAACAACGGCAAGGCCAACACTGACCTCCTGCTGGAGGCGTACACGGGCGGCCCGTACAGCATCGAGCGCATCGGCCGCCCCGATCGGCGCATGCCCTCCACGTTCCTGTCCCTCGGGATGATCATTCAGCCGGGCATGGTCGCCGGGCTGGAGAAGAAGAACCCCGAGTTCCGGCAGTCCGGGTTCCTTGGCCGCTTCCTGTACGCCAAGCCGGCGCCCACCGAGTACGACACCTTCGACACTCCCGAGGTGCCGTTCGCCGTGGCGGACGAGTACGCCCAGCGCATCCGCGCCCTCGTCGGCAAGGTGTGGAACACCAAGGACGTCGTGATGATGCGGCTGTCGCCCGAGGCCCGCGCCGAGTTCGGCCGCTTCTATGACGCCTTCGCTCAGCGCCGGAAGCCTGGCGGTGATCTGCACGACATTGCCGACTGGGCGGGCAAGCTCCGCGGGCAGCTCATCCGCATCGCCGCCTGCATCACGCTGTTCGAGGACCCGCAGGCGCAGGAGATCAGCCTCGACCGCGTCCAGGCCGCTATCTCCATGGCCCCCTACTTCATCTCGCACGCCCGAGCCGTGTTCGACCTCATGGGCAAGGACCGGGAAGGCGCCCTCAGGCCGCTCCGCGACCTCCTCTCCTGGCTTCGCAGCCGCCCGGACCCGGGCGCCGACTTCTCCGCGCGTGACGCCTGGCAGGCCCTCAAGGGCCGCGAGTGGGCGGAAGACATGGACACCATGAACGGCGTGCTGAAGGACATGGAGCAGCACGGATGGATCGCCTACCGCCCCATGCCCGACTCGGGCAAGCCTGGCCGCAAGCCGTCCTCGCGCTTCGACGTGCACCCCTGGGTCGCAAGCCCGCCAGTGCATCCCACAAATCCCACAACCCACCCGTGA
- a CDS encoding single-stranded DNA-binding protein: MSGETVITLIGNLVDDPELRFTPSGAAVAKFRVASTPRTFNKTTNAWEDGESLFLTCSVWRQAAEHVAESLARGMRVIVQGRLKQRSYEDREGVKRTVYELDVDEVGPSLRNATAKVTKATGNGSQQQGQADPWAGAKPAAPNGQAQGGGWSTTQQQPAPASNGDSEPPF; this comes from the coding sequence ATGTCTGGCGAGACCGTCATCACCCTGATCGGCAACCTGGTCGACGATCCCGAGTTGCGTTTCACCCCGTCCGGTGCGGCGGTCGCGAAGTTCCGCGTGGCGTCGACACCCCGCACCTTCAACAAGACGACGAATGCTTGGGAGGACGGCGAGAGCCTCTTCCTCACGTGCTCGGTGTGGCGGCAGGCGGCCGAGCATGTGGCCGAGTCCCTCGCCCGCGGCATGCGCGTCATCGTGCAGGGACGCCTGAAGCAGCGGTCCTACGAGGACCGCGAGGGCGTGAAGCGCACCGTGTACGAGCTCGACGTCGACGAGGTCGGCCCGTCCCTGCGCAACGCCACGGCGAAGGTCACCAAGGCCACCGGCAACGGTAGCCAGCAGCAGGGCCAGGCCGACCCGTGGGCCGGCGCCAAGCCCGCCGCGCCCAACGGCCAGGCCCAGGGCGGCGGGTGGTCAACCACCCAGCAGCAGCCCGCGCCCGCCAGCAATGGCGACTCCGAGCCCCCGTTCTGA
- a CDS encoding phosphotransferase family protein: MTRTLWAELPVDVRAAVTAHTGPVTAALDVPHGYNCTHASILTTAAGDVFVKAAPAAEAAAFHDREEVAAPFTAGIGPRLRQRARRGAWDVLAFDAVPAARHAHLAPGSADCAVLAGLLQASTTRTAPGNVPPWTSRWAEHATPSEAALLDGRTLVHGDINPHNVLLSAGRAWLVDWAAACRGPAWADVAEAAIRLMEEEHTARDAHAWASRIPAWRDADPAAVTVWADVCCRAWEARIGPADAASSNARHQALAAEAASAVAH; encoded by the coding sequence GTGACTCGCACGCTCTGGGCCGAGCTGCCCGTCGATGTTCGCGCCGCCGTCACTGCCCACACCGGGCCCGTCACGGCGGCGCTCGACGTGCCGCACGGCTACAACTGCACCCACGCCAGCATCCTGACCACAGCCGCCGGGGACGTCTTCGTCAAAGCGGCGCCCGCTGCCGAGGCTGCCGCCTTCCACGACCGGGAGGAGGTGGCCGCGCCCTTCACCGCAGGCATTGGCCCCCGGCTCCGTCAGCGTGCCCGTCGCGGGGCGTGGGATGTGCTCGCCTTCGACGCTGTTCCGGCCGCACGGCATGCCCACCTCGCCCCGGGCTCGGCGGACTGCGCCGTGCTCGCCGGGCTACTCCAGGCCAGCACCACCCGAACGGCCCCCGGCAACGTGCCCCCATGGACCAGCCGCTGGGCCGAGCACGCCACACCCAGCGAGGCCGCCCTGCTCGACGGCCGCACGCTGGTGCACGGGGACATCAACCCGCACAACGTGCTCCTCTCCGCCGGCCGGGCGTGGCTCGTCGATTGGGCGGCTGCCTGCCGAGGGCCCGCCTGGGCGGACGTCGCCGAGGCTGCGATCCGGCTGATGGAGGAGGAGCACACGGCGCGGGACGCGCACGCCTGGGCCTCCCGCATCCCGGCCTGGCGGGACGCCGACCCCGCAGCCGTCACTGTGTGGGCTGATGTCTGCTGCCGGGCGTGGGAAGCTCGCATCGGCCCCGCGGATGCAGCATCGTCCAATGCCCGCCACCAGGCCCTCGCCGCCGAAGCCGCGTCAGCGGTCGCACACTGA